A portion of the Streptomyces sp. NBC_00376 genome contains these proteins:
- a CDS encoding S1 family peptidase produces the protein MNALRTSLAAALVVGAWATVGLASGPASAATVDPPPATPRSTAGEAPASAGLFAAMRRDLGLTESQARARLAAEKTATALQDKARRAAGSSYAGSWFDPATGRLAVAVTDGRKSAAVRALGASARQVRHSVRQLDAAKARIDGLAAPAGVSSWHVDPKANRVVIDVVASAAYDNDVRTFVERARKAGPVQVKQTPEGPRTFAAGTVGGDPYYTGNVRCSIGFSVHGGFVTAGHCGQTGAAVSGWDRSAIGNFQGSSFPGDDYAWVSVGNGWWTVPVVLGWGTVSDQLVRGSAEAPIGASVCRSGSTSHWHCGNVLATNETVNYSQGAVHQMTKTSVCAEPGDSGGSFISGDQAQGVTSGGWGNCTSGGETWHQPINEILNRYGLTLHTA, from the coding sequence ATGAACGCGCTGCGAACGAGCCTGGCCGCCGCACTGGTCGTCGGAGCCTGGGCGACTGTGGGGCTTGCCTCCGGCCCGGCATCCGCCGCCACCGTGGACCCACCTCCCGCAACACCCCGCTCCACGGCCGGTGAGGCGCCGGCGTCCGCAGGACTGTTCGCCGCCATGCGGCGAGACCTCGGCCTGACGGAAAGCCAGGCCAGGGCGCGGCTGGCCGCGGAGAAGACGGCAACCGCTTTACAGGACAAGGCGCGACGGGCCGCCGGTTCCTCCTACGCCGGTTCCTGGTTCGATCCGGCCACCGGCAGGCTCGCCGTGGCGGTGACCGACGGCCGGAAGTCGGCCGCCGTACGCGCCTTGGGGGCATCCGCCCGGCAGGTGCGCCACAGCGTGCGGCAGCTCGACGCGGCCAAGGCCCGGATCGACGGACTCGCGGCACCGGCAGGTGTCAGCAGCTGGCACGTGGACCCGAAGGCCAACCGGGTCGTCATCGACGTTGTCGCTTCGGCGGCGTATGACAACGATGTCCGCACCTTCGTCGAACGGGCCCGCAAGGCCGGCCCCGTGCAGGTGAAGCAGACTCCCGAAGGGCCCAGAACCTTCGCTGCCGGAACCGTGGGCGGCGATCCCTACTACACGGGCAACGTCCGGTGTTCCATCGGCTTCTCCGTGCACGGTGGCTTCGTCACGGCAGGCCATTGCGGACAGACGGGCGCCGCGGTCAGCGGATGGGACCGTTCGGCCATCGGCAACTTCCAGGGGTCGTCCTTCCCCGGCGACGACTACGCCTGGGTGAGTGTCGGCAACGGCTGGTGGACCGTCCCCGTCGTACTCGGCTGGGGCACCGTCTCGGACCAGTTGGTGCGGGGCTCCGCAGAGGCACCCATCGGCGCCTCGGTATGTCGCTCCGGCTCCACGAGCCACTGGCACTGCGGCAACGTGCTGGCCACGAACGAGACGGTGAACTACAGCCAGGGCGCGGTTCACCAGATGACCAAGACGAGCGTCTGCGCCGAGCCGGGAGATTCGGGCGGCTCGTTCATCAGCGGGGACCAGGCCCAGGGAGTCACGTCCGGCGGCTGGGGCAACTGCACCAGCGGCGGGGAGACCTGGCACCAGCCGATCAACGAGATCCTGAACCGGTACGGGCTGACACTGCACACAGCCTGA
- a CDS encoding glycoside hydrolase family 25 protein produces MLHGVDVSSHQSSFGTDGLDFVFIKATEGRSYINPHLSAQVKRARDAECVVGFYHFLWPGNITAQAEYFVSKAPEKAGDLLAVDWEENGEGTRAGNAEKDRFIREVKRLRPHHKVLLYCNQYFWLNHDTTSYAGDGLWIADYVTAGKPRIKASWRIHQYTDHPLDKDVADFSSRTAMRNWARG; encoded by the coding sequence ATGCTCCATGGCGTCGACGTCAGTTCCCATCAGTCGTCCTTCGGCACGGACGGACTGGACTTCGTCTTCATCAAGGCCACCGAGGGCCGTTCGTACATCAATCCGCATCTCTCGGCGCAGGTGAAACGGGCGAGGGACGCGGAGTGCGTGGTCGGCTTCTACCACTTCCTCTGGCCGGGGAACATCACGGCCCAGGCCGAGTACTTCGTGAGCAAGGCCCCGGAGAAGGCGGGCGATCTGCTCGCCGTGGACTGGGAGGAGAACGGCGAAGGCACCCGGGCCGGCAACGCGGAGAAGGACCGGTTCATCCGTGAGGTCAAGCGCCTGCGGCCGCACCACAAGGTTCTGCTGTACTGCAACCAATACTTCTGGCTGAACCACGACACCACGTCGTACGCGGGTGACGGTCTCTGGATCGCCGACTACGTGACCGCCGGAAAGCCCAGGATCAAAGCCTCCTGGCGTATCCATCAGTACACCGACCACCCGCTCGACAAGGACGTCGCCGACTTCTCCTCCCGGACCGCCATGCGCAACTGGGCCCGGGGGTAG
- a CDS encoding nucleotidyl transferase AbiEii/AbiGii toxin family protein: MTSSADGSTAWSRLWTETSQVPHAPLDEETRRRSDFPDTLLPAPDGMNHPLIFEPALKQFANAYRSGEPLFGEDREEVGQAWHRARRTVLDTVLASVADGPWGNRLVLRGSVLMATWFGEAARDPGDLDFLFVPRDWGMDDPRATGLFDAIARDAAAAAAAHGSVRIDAAGLVTEDIWTYDRVPGRRMLLPWTADGVPGGTVQLDVVFNETLPSPAVLTELQPLGDGPGCRVQAVSPELSLAWKLLWLITDAYPQGKDLYDAVLLAERTLPSYELVREAFVLGGTEGLRPVGAWWLHELGVTDWEHFTTEHPWVTESATSYCERLTRALAPLLETAERPDRADSDVSDQYRQWARWLQPLVESTRAAAAEDPAAVLGFLAEGGWDGLKAAVVVVREIAGPRRLGPAEALASVLSHERSWRYWRNHPEACDQALDELN; encoded by the coding sequence ATGACATCTTCCGCCGACGGATCCACCGCCTGGAGCAGGTTGTGGACGGAGACCTCGCAGGTCCCGCATGCGCCCCTCGACGAGGAGACGCGGCGCAGATCAGACTTTCCGGACACGTTGCTGCCCGCACCGGACGGCATGAATCATCCACTGATCTTCGAGCCCGCTCTGAAGCAGTTCGCCAATGCCTACCGGTCCGGAGAGCCGCTCTTCGGCGAGGACCGGGAAGAGGTGGGGCAGGCCTGGCATCGGGCGCGGCGTACCGTACTGGACACGGTGCTCGCGTCCGTAGCGGACGGCCCGTGGGGTAACCGTCTGGTGCTGCGTGGGAGCGTGTTGATGGCCACGTGGTTCGGGGAGGCCGCCCGTGATCCGGGAGATCTGGACTTCCTCTTCGTGCCCCGGGACTGGGGCATGGACGACCCTCGTGCCACGGGTCTCTTCGACGCGATCGCCCGGGACGCGGCAGCTGCGGCCGCCGCCCATGGCTCGGTACGGATCGACGCGGCGGGCCTGGTGACCGAGGACATCTGGACGTACGACCGGGTTCCGGGCCGGCGCATGCTGCTTCCGTGGACGGCGGACGGAGTGCCCGGCGGGACCGTACAGCTCGACGTGGTGTTCAACGAGACCCTGCCCTCTCCCGCCGTGCTCACCGAGCTTCAGCCGCTGGGAGACGGACCGGGTTGCCGGGTGCAGGCGGTGTCGCCCGAGCTGTCACTCGCCTGGAAGTTGCTGTGGCTGATCACCGACGCGTATCCGCAGGGCAAGGATCTGTACGACGCCGTGCTGCTCGCGGAACGCACCCTGCCGAGTTACGAACTGGTGCGGGAAGCCTTCGTTCTCGGCGGGACCGAGGGACTGCGGCCCGTCGGCGCCTGGTGGCTCCACGAGTTGGGGGTGACCGATTGGGAGCACTTCACCACCGAACACCCGTGGGTCACGGAGAGCGCGACGAGCTACTGCGAACGCCTCACGCGGGCGCTGGCGCCGCTGCTGGAGACGGCGGAGCGGCCGGACAGGGCGGACTCGGATGTATCGGACCAGTACCGGCAGTGGGCCCGGTGGCTGCAACCACTGGTGGAATCCACGCGCGCCGCAGCCGCGGAGGATCCTGCCGCCGTACTCGGGTTTCTGGCCGAGGGCGGGTGGGACGGGCTGAAGGCGGCCGTCGTGGTCGTACGCGAGATCGCCGGGCCTCGGCGTCTCGGCCCGGCGGAGGCACTCGCCAGTGTCCTGTCCCACGAGCGTAGTTGGCGGTACTGGCGGAACCATCCCGAGGCCTGCGACCAAGCCCTCGACGAGCTGAACTGA
- a CDS encoding NADPH-dependent F420 reductase, translating to MNPRDHITYRSRHRKVGSMKIGIIGAGNIGGNLARRLTALGHEVSIANSRGPQTLAALADETGATAVLASQAAQGAQVVVVTVPLKAVPDLPAGLIDGAADGVAVIDTGNYYPQQRDGRIAAIEDGKPESRWTEEQIGHPVIKAFNGTYAQDILSNGLPAGSPGRQALPVAGDDAAAKQVVRDLIDELGFDTVDAGGLDESWRQQPGTPVYGHQGDVEAIRKALAEASPERTAEWRA from the coding sequence ATGAACCCGCGAGACCACATCACGTACCGCAGTCGCCATCGGAAGGTCGGATCCATGAAGATCGGCATCATCGGAGCGGGCAACATCGGCGGAAACCTCGCCCGGCGCCTCACCGCACTGGGCCACGAGGTGTCCATCGCCAATTCGCGTGGACCGCAGACGCTCGCCGCGCTCGCCGACGAGACCGGAGCCACGGCGGTCCTCGCCTCTCAGGCGGCTCAGGGGGCCCAGGTCGTTGTCGTCACCGTCCCGCTCAAGGCCGTCCCCGACCTGCCCGCCGGGTTGATCGACGGTGCTGCGGACGGGGTCGCGGTCATCGACACGGGCAACTACTACCCGCAGCAGCGCGACGGCCGCATCGCCGCGATCGAGGACGGCAAGCCCGAGAGCCGGTGGACCGAGGAGCAGATCGGCCACCCGGTGATCAAGGCGTTCAACGGAACGTACGCCCAGGACATCCTCTCCAACGGGCTCCCCGCGGGAAGTCCCGGCCGTCAGGCGCTTCCGGTGGCCGGTGACGACGCGGCGGCCAAGCAGGTCGTGCGCGATCTCATCGACGAGCTGGGCTTTGACACCGTGGACGCGGGGGGACTCGACGAGTCCTGGCGTCAGCAGCCCGGTACGCCTGTTTACGGTCATCAGGGCGACGTGGAGGCCATTCGCAAGGCACTCGCCGAGGCGTCCCCCGAGCGCACCGCCGAGTGGCGCGCCTGA
- a CDS encoding LysR substrate-binding domain-containing protein codes for MRYDWGQEAAALREGLVDVAFVGLPNDLTGLRSELVHTEPRVVGMPSGHALAGRDGISVLDVADEPLMWTERAPREWVDWWAVNPRPDGSSPRWGPTNDDVEEMLEQVAGVPPSASRR; via the coding sequence ATGCGATACGACTGGGGGCAGGAGGCCGCGGCTCTGCGCGAAGGGCTGGTCGACGTGGCTTTCGTCGGGTTGCCCAATGACCTGACCGGCCTCCGCTCGGAGCTGGTGCATACGGAGCCGCGCGTCGTGGGAATGCCGTCCGGGCATGCGCTCGCGGGACGCGACGGGATCTCCGTGCTCGACGTCGCCGACGAACCGTTGATGTGGACCGAGCGTGCGCCGCGCGAGTGGGTGGACTGGTGGGCGGTCAACCCCCGCCCGGACGGATCGAGTCCCAGGTGGGGGCCGACCAACGACGACGTCGAGGAGATGCTGGAGCAGGTGGCGGGGGTTCCGCCGTCTGCTTCGCGCCGATGA
- the rhaI gene encoding L-rhamnose isomerase, which produces MSDVSAVKAALKSQVIETPSWGYGNSGTRFKVFAQPGVPRDPFEKMEDAAQVHAFTGVAPKVSLHIPWDKVEDYTALTRHAEGLGLRIGAINSNVFQDDDYKLGSVTHPDPKVRRKATDHLLECVGIMDETGSPDLKLWFSDGTNYPGQDDITARQDRLAEALAEVYERLGDDQRMLLEYKLFEPAFYATDVPDWGTAYAHCLRLGPKAQVVVDTGHHAPGTNIEFIVAGLLRGGKLGAFDFNSRFYADDDLMAGAADPFQLFRIMHEVVRNGGLQPETNVNFMLDQCHNIEAKIPAVIRSVANVQEATAKALLVDMEALSAAQRSGDVLAANGALMDAYNTDVRPLLAEVREELGLARDPFAAYLASGNQERIAAARVGGEQAGWGA; this is translated from the coding sequence ATGTCTGATGTGTCGGCCGTCAAGGCAGCTCTGAAGTCCCAGGTCATCGAGACGCCCTCATGGGGGTACGGGAATTCCGGGACGCGTTTCAAGGTGTTCGCACAACCGGGTGTGCCGCGCGACCCGTTCGAGAAGATGGAGGACGCGGCCCAGGTGCACGCGTTCACGGGTGTGGCACCGAAGGTGTCCCTGCACATTCCGTGGGACAAGGTCGAGGACTACACCGCGCTCACGCGGCACGCCGAGGGCCTCGGGCTGCGGATCGGGGCGATCAACTCCAACGTCTTCCAGGACGACGACTACAAGCTCGGTTCGGTCACCCACCCCGACCCGAAGGTGCGCCGAAAGGCCACCGACCATCTGCTGGAGTGCGTCGGCATCATGGACGAGACCGGGTCTCCCGATCTCAAGCTCTGGTTCTCCGACGGTACGAACTACCCCGGGCAGGACGACATCACGGCCCGTCAGGACCGGCTCGCCGAGGCGCTGGCCGAGGTGTACGAGCGGCTGGGCGACGACCAGCGGATGCTGCTGGAGTACAAGCTCTTCGAGCCCGCGTTCTACGCGACCGACGTTCCCGACTGGGGTACGGCGTACGCACACTGCCTGAGGCTCGGCCCGAAGGCCCAGGTGGTCGTGGACACCGGGCACCACGCGCCCGGCACCAACATCGAGTTCATCGTGGCCGGTCTGCTGCGCGGGGGAAAGCTCGGTGCGTTCGACTTCAACTCCCGGTTCTACGCGGACGACGATCTGATGGCCGGGGCCGCCGACCCGTTCCAGTTGTTCCGGATCATGCACGAAGTGGTCAGGAACGGCGGCCTGCAACCCGAGACGAACGTCAACTTCATGCTCGACCAGTGCCACAACATCGAGGCGAAGATCCCCGCCGTGATCCGGTCGGTCGCCAATGTGCAGGAAGCGACCGCCAAGGCCCTGCTCGTCGACATGGAGGCGCTGAGCGCCGCGCAGCGGTCCGGCGACGTACTGGCGGCGAACGGCGCGCTGATGGACGCGTACAACACCGATGTACGTCCGCTGCTGGCCGAGGTGCGGGAGGAACTCGGGCTGGCGAGGGATCCGTTCGCCGCCTATCTGGCCTCGGGCAATCAGGAGCGGATCGCCGCCGCCCGGGTCGGCGGCGAGCAGGCAGGCTGGGGCGCCTGA
- a CDS encoding SDR family NAD(P)-dependent oxidoreductase — protein sequence MGGRFTFPGVGAYSASKFALEGLSEALAAEVAPHGIKVLIVEPGAFRTGFAGGGALRQTAAMPAYEATVGRVRTGLPDSDGSRRATPTRPRRPSSPPSPPRSRPCDCRSATTRPTRSRPTSKRPVPRHSHGRRSAGAPASTAEEHGRCQRPGPARR from the coding sequence ATGGGCGGCCGGTTCACCTTCCCCGGAGTCGGCGCCTACTCGGCGAGCAAGTTCGCCCTCGAAGGCCTGTCCGAGGCGCTCGCGGCCGAGGTCGCCCCGCACGGGATCAAGGTACTCATCGTCGAACCCGGAGCATTCCGGACCGGATTCGCCGGGGGAGGGGCGCTCCGGCAGACCGCCGCGATGCCGGCGTACGAGGCGACCGTCGGCCGCGTACGGACAGGCCTGCCCGACTCGGACGGAAGCAGGAGGGCGACCCCGACAAGGCCGCGGCGGCCATCCTCACCGCCCTCGCCGCCGAGGAGCCGCCCCTGCGACTGCCGCTCGGCAACGACGCGACCGACGCGATCCAGGCCCACCTCGAAGCGGCCCGTGCCGAGACACTCGCATGGGAGGAGGTCAGCCGGAGCACCGGCTTCGACGGCTGAGGAGCACGGCCGATGCCAACGTCCCGGGCCGGCCAGACGGTGA
- a CDS encoding MarR family winged helix-turn-helix transcriptional regulator gives MCATPPSLLGLTTYLLSKTGKAARSRLAARLAERDMRIWHLAVLSALIDFGPHAQRELASRLGIDRSDIVKIVDDLALAGLVDRARDTGDRRRVTVTPNPAGRAVLAELQDDALSVQKTLLAPLTAREQAQLAALLRRVHAHVHDGPEESMSGR, from the coding sequence ATGTGCGCGACCCCGCCCAGCCTCCTGGGACTCACGACATACCTGCTGTCCAAGACCGGCAAAGCGGCGCGGAGCCGGCTGGCGGCGCGACTTGCCGAGCGCGACATGCGGATCTGGCACCTGGCCGTGCTGTCGGCACTCATCGACTTCGGCCCCCATGCGCAACGGGAACTGGCATCCCGGCTCGGGATCGACCGGAGCGACATCGTCAAGATCGTGGACGATCTCGCGCTGGCCGGTCTCGTCGACCGGGCCCGGGACACCGGAGACCGCCGCCGGGTGACCGTCACACCCAACCCGGCCGGCCGTGCGGTGCTCGCAGAGCTCCAGGACGATGCGCTGAGCGTGCAGAAGACACTGCTCGCCCCCCTGACCGCGCGCGAACAAGCCCAGCTGGCAGCTCTGTTGAGGCGTGTCCACGCCCATGTCCATGACGGCCCCGAAGAGTCGATGTCAGGTCGCTGA
- a CDS encoding pentapeptide repeat-containing protein produces the protein MPDNVAGPGTDRAALRADCANCFGLCCVALTLTRSADFAIDKDAGKPCRNLQEDFRCGIHTELRTRGFPGCTVYDCFGAGQKVSGETFDGQDWRSAPRTAQQMFQVFPVMRQLHELLWYLTEALSLEPARPLHDEIRRTLDETERLTHLPADAFRELDVAGHRDVVAELLLRAGALVRDTAPRKKKRDHRGADLIGARLRGADLRGADLRGAYLIAADLTGADLRLADLIGADFRDADLSGADLTSSLFLTQAQLNAARGDAATKLPPSLGRPAHWDR, from the coding sequence GTGCCCGACAACGTCGCAGGCCCCGGCACCGATCGTGCCGCGCTGCGCGCCGACTGCGCGAACTGCTTCGGGCTGTGCTGCGTGGCACTGACCCTGACGCGGTCCGCGGACTTCGCGATCGACAAGGACGCCGGGAAGCCCTGCCGGAACCTCCAGGAGGACTTCCGCTGCGGCATCCACACCGAGCTGCGCACCCGGGGCTTTCCCGGCTGCACCGTGTACGACTGCTTCGGGGCGGGCCAGAAGGTCTCCGGCGAGACCTTCGACGGGCAGGACTGGCGCAGTGCCCCGCGGACCGCCCAGCAGATGTTCCAGGTGTTCCCGGTCATGCGGCAGCTCCATGAACTGCTCTGGTACCTCACGGAAGCGCTGTCCCTGGAACCGGCGCGGCCCCTCCACGACGAGATCCGGCGCACCCTCGACGAGACGGAACGCCTCACGCACCTCCCGGCGGACGCGTTCCGCGAACTGGACGTGGCCGGGCACCGCGACGTCGTGGCCGAGCTGCTGCTCCGCGCCGGCGCGCTGGTACGGGATACGGCACCGCGGAAGAAGAAGCGCGACCACAGGGGCGCCGACCTCATCGGAGCCAGGCTCAGGGGAGCCGATCTGCGGGGCGCCGACCTGCGCGGCGCGTATCTGATAGCAGCCGACCTCACCGGTGCCGATCTACGCCTGGCCGACCTGATCGGCGCCGACTTCCGGGACGCGGACCTGTCCGGGGCCGACCTCACATCGAGCCTCTTCCTCACCCAGGCACAGCTCAACGCGGCCAGGGGCGACGCGGCGACGAAGCTCCCGCCGTCCCTCGGCCGCCCCGCGCACTGGGACCGGTGA
- a CDS encoding radical SAM protein produces MPSSTDRSRTEPNGTDGNRTRLVERLMEQFPHVPREAVIKEDLLRGGLAFDESALSDNEGGDVKPKSYFIFSFDHGTLPELGAAALRRPPEEIVLTGGPYDLRRTVVSVRVNPASPYRVAADGDGVLGLYLDGRRISDVGLPPMPDYYRHTLENGKSVMEVAPTIQWGYLIYLTVFRVCQYFGAKEECQYCDINHNWRQHKAAGRPYTGVKPVEEVLEALAIIDKYDTAKTSTAYTLTGGAITSHIGGRDEADFYGQYAKAIEERFPGRWIGKVVAQALPKADVQRFHDYGVQIYHPNYEVWDRRLFELYCPGKERYVGRDEWHRRILDSAEVFGRRNVIPNFVAGVEMAEPFGFTTVDEAIASTTEGLRFFMSHGITPRFTTWCPEPTTPLGKTNPDGAPLEYHIRLLDAYRATMEEYGLSSPPGYGPPGPGRAVFSVSSFMDSLPARPDDAL; encoded by the coding sequence ATGCCCAGCAGTACCGACCGCAGCCGCACCGAACCCAATGGCACGGACGGGAACCGCACCCGTCTGGTCGAGCGCCTGATGGAGCAGTTCCCGCACGTGCCCCGGGAAGCCGTCATCAAGGAGGACCTGCTGCGCGGCGGCCTGGCGTTCGACGAGTCCGCGCTCAGCGACAACGAGGGCGGCGACGTCAAGCCGAAGTCCTACTTCATCTTCTCCTTCGACCACGGCACCCTCCCCGAGCTCGGCGCGGCCGCCCTGCGCCGCCCGCCGGAGGAGATCGTCCTCACCGGCGGTCCGTACGACCTGCGCAGGACCGTCGTGTCCGTCCGGGTCAACCCGGCGTCCCCGTACCGCGTCGCGGCCGACGGCGACGGTGTGCTCGGGCTGTATCTCGACGGCCGACGGATTTCCGACGTGGGCCTCCCGCCCATGCCGGACTACTACCGGCACACCCTGGAGAACGGCAAGTCCGTGATGGAGGTGGCACCCACCATCCAGTGGGGATACCTCATCTATCTGACGGTCTTCCGTGTCTGCCAGTACTTCGGGGCGAAGGAGGAGTGCCAGTACTGCGACATCAACCACAACTGGCGCCAGCACAAGGCGGCGGGACGCCCGTACACCGGGGTGAAGCCGGTCGAGGAGGTCCTGGAGGCGCTCGCCATCATCGACAAGTACGACACGGCGAAGACCTCCACCGCCTACACCCTCACCGGCGGGGCCATCACCTCCCACATCGGCGGCCGCGACGAGGCCGATTTCTACGGCCAGTACGCCAAGGCCATCGAGGAGCGCTTCCCCGGCCGCTGGATCGGCAAGGTCGTCGCCCAGGCCCTGCCCAAGGCCGACGTGCAGCGGTTCCACGACTACGGCGTGCAGATCTACCACCCCAACTACGAGGTGTGGGACCGCCGGCTGTTCGAGCTCTACTGCCCCGGCAAGGAACGCTACGTCGGCCGTGACGAGTGGCACCGTCGCATCCTGGACTCCGCCGAGGTCTTCGGCCGCCGCAATGTCATCCCCAACTTCGTGGCGGGCGTGGAGATGGCCGAGCCCTTCGGCTTCACCACGGTGGACGAAGCCATCGCCTCCACCACCGAGGGGCTGCGGTTCTTCATGTCGCACGGCATCACCCCCCGGTTCACCACTTGGTGCCCGGAGCCCACCACCCCGCTCGGGAAGACCAACCCGGACGGGGCGCCGCTCGAATACCACATCCGCCTGCTGGACGCCTATCGCGCGACCATGGAGGAGTACGGTCTCAGCTCGCCCCCCGGCTACGGCCCGCCCGGACCCGGACGCGCGGTCTTCTCCGTCAGCTCGTTCATGGACAGTCTTCCGGCCCGTCCGGACGACGCCCTCTAG
- a CDS encoding SMI1/KNR4 family protein, with protein MARGRRSYECGSPPARQVISPPPLSEAEICEAEAELGIVFPDQYREYLLRQSAGGVVNRLCQSAAGWGWHGDSSANYHLLTTDFPHPDSYRAYEDELDAREPQAPDFPDHDAYQAAWKQWDAEYGVFQERRTAGAVFIQDNGCGFSTLLVVTGPHRGSLWFDGRATCDQILPLNLDGYPVSFTDWLARNSMDLVGW; from the coding sequence ATGGCTCGTGGGCGGCGCTCCTACGAGTGCGGCTCTCCTCCCGCGCGGCAGGTCATTTCCCCACCACCACTGTCCGAGGCGGAGATCTGCGAAGCGGAGGCGGAGCTGGGCATCGTGTTCCCGGACCAGTACCGGGAGTACTTGCTCCGGCAGAGCGCCGGCGGTGTGGTGAACCGGTTGTGCCAATCCGCGGCGGGCTGGGGCTGGCATGGGGACTCAAGCGCCAACTACCACTTGCTCACCACTGACTTCCCGCATCCCGACTCCTACCGTGCGTACGAGGATGAGCTGGACGCACGTGAGCCGCAGGCGCCGGACTTTCCGGATCACGACGCCTACCAGGCGGCGTGGAAGCAGTGGGACGCCGAGTACGGGGTGTTCCAGGAGCGCAGGACTGCCGGCGCTGTATTTATCCAGGACAACGGCTGTGGCTTCTCGACCCTGCTCGTTGTCACCGGTCCGCACCGGGGCTCTCTGTGGTTCGACGGCCGGGCCACCTGCGACCAGATCCTTCCTTTGAACCTGGATGGTTACCCCGTGTCGTTCACGGACTGGCTCGCTCGCAACTCCATGGATCTGGTCGGCTGGTGA